A window from Opitutia bacterium ISCC 52 encodes these proteins:
- a CDS encoding AraC family transcriptional regulator: MRILGRYALVLVLEGEVYYKDSEGRSKILQKDHAIFVTPELAHAYGGLDGSRWSQSYMVFDGPQFDLLQSAQAIHSKQPFCKIDSATRWNEQFKDRMLATSTHPNNQSAIETISQFSSLLVEMITEAPRPIRKEDQWLKTSKELLEKPRNSKWMQPTLVAKEIGMSYENFRKQFTRHAGVPPAKFQRQRKIDRACSAIYRESVNFKELAEELEFCDVYHFSKTFRQIKGMPPSSYRRSVRGE; encoded by the coding sequence ATGCGTATTTTGGGAAGGTATGCGCTTGTTTTAGTTTTAGAAGGAGAGGTGTACTACAAAGATAGCGAAGGCAGATCCAAGATTTTACAAAAAGACCATGCCATATTCGTCACCCCAGAACTGGCCCACGCCTACGGAGGACTAGACGGATCCAGGTGGTCACAAAGCTATATGGTATTCGACGGACCTCAATTTGACCTGCTGCAAAGCGCACAAGCGATTCATTCCAAACAACCTTTCTGCAAAATTGATTCTGCTACCCGTTGGAATGAACAGTTCAAAGACCGAATGTTAGCTACCTCCACCCATCCAAATAACCAGTCAGCCATCGAAACGATCAGTCAGTTTAGCAGCCTGCTAGTTGAAATGATCACTGAAGCCCCACGTCCCATCCGGAAAGAGGATCAATGGCTGAAGACGAGCAAGGAGCTATTGGAAAAGCCCAGAAACTCGAAATGGATGCAGCCGACCTTAGTAGCGAAAGAAATAGGCATGAGCTACGAGAATTTCCGCAAGCAGTTTACCAGACACGCCGGAGTTCCACCGGCGAAGTTCCAACGGCAAAGAAAAATTGATCGAGCCTGCTCTGCCATCTACCGTGAGTCCGTCAACTTCAAGGAATTAGCCGAAGAGCTTGAGTTCTGCGATGTATACCACTTTTCGAAGACCTTCCGTCAAATCAAAGGAATGCCCCCTTCCAGCTACCGTCGATCCGTAAGAGGCGAATGA
- a CDS encoding Gfo/Idh/MocA family oxidoreductase, translating into MEESSNHATDTAAPIRVGLIGVTGYAYSYLGELKKLVDKGWLAWGAVTIINPDDASEQIEYFKSLNIPIFDDYRDMLENEDGNLDWMCVPTAISWHTAMTLDSLKRGIPVLLEKPIASTLQEVRVIQEAEKVSGKSVAIGYQYYYCPKTAEIKQRFLEGEIGEIERIDCLCLWPRDDDYYHRNDWAGCVHDGHGLVLDSPLHNALSHLVNLILYFAGPAMDERADLLDVTAELYRAKSIENYDTIRCETHLSTGALATMLLSHSTTNRLDPEIRIQGTKGSLVWRFGGPHTLHTEEGTVDLPAESPLEVRSYMFDKIVRGLRGDKTVSYCSTELAKGEVKWVNAVQDAAAVHEIPLEYRRQLKGDNGESFEVVDKLDDYAVQAFEKQCSFKTLGVPWAVEPGYLDLSNYTDFQARHLKEYQSASVVK; encoded by the coding sequence ATGGAAGAAAGCTCGAATCATGCGACCGACACTGCAGCTCCTATTCGAGTAGGGCTCATCGGTGTTACGGGTTACGCCTATTCTTATTTGGGTGAACTAAAAAAGCTCGTTGATAAAGGATGGCTCGCCTGGGGGGCGGTTACGATTATCAACCCTGACGATGCTTCCGAGCAAATCGAGTATTTCAAATCGCTCAATATTCCCATCTTTGATGATTACCGGGACATGTTGGAGAATGAGGATGGAAATCTCGATTGGATGTGTGTGCCTACTGCCATCAGTTGGCATACGGCCATGACCTTGGATAGTCTGAAGCGAGGAATCCCTGTTTTGCTTGAAAAACCAATCGCTTCAACTTTGCAGGAGGTGCGAGTTATTCAGGAGGCTGAAAAAGTATCCGGAAAATCCGTGGCTATTGGCTATCAATATTACTACTGTCCTAAAACAGCTGAAATCAAACAACGCTTTCTTGAAGGTGAAATTGGCGAGATAGAGCGCATTGATTGTCTGTGTCTCTGGCCGCGCGATGATGATTACTACCATCGGAATGATTGGGCTGGTTGTGTGCATGATGGACATGGTTTGGTATTGGATTCTCCACTACACAATGCGCTTTCGCACTTGGTGAATCTGATTTTGTATTTTGCGGGACCTGCTATGGATGAACGAGCAGACTTGCTCGATGTGACCGCCGAGCTTTATCGCGCAAAGAGTATCGAGAATTACGATACTATACGATGTGAAACACATCTAAGCACAGGTGCACTCGCTACTATGTTGCTTTCTCACAGCACAACCAATCGCTTGGATCCTGAGATTCGTATTCAAGGAACAAAAGGTAGCCTGGTTTGGCGCTTTGGTGGACCTCACACGCTTCACACTGAAGAGGGGACGGTTGATCTGCCAGCGGAGAGCCCTCTTGAGGTTCGTTCCTATATGTTTGATAAAATCGTCCGTGGGCTACGCGGAGATAAAACAGTTTCTTACTGCTCGACTGAACTGGCGAAGGGAGAAGTGAAGTGGGTGAACGCAGTTCAAGATGCTGCAGCCGTTCATGAGATTCCATTGGAGTATCGCAGGCAGCTTAAGGGTGACAATGGAGAATCGTTTGAAGTCGTGGACAAGCTGGACGATTACGCTGTTCAGGCATTTGAGAAACAATGCTCGTTCAAGACTTTAGGCGTTCCTTGGGCAGTTGAGCCTGGATACCTGGATCTTTCGAATTACACCGATTTTCAAGCACGCCATCTGAAAGAGTACCAGTCAGCTTCGGTGGTAAAATAA
- a CDS encoding phytanoyl-CoA dioxygenase family protein gives MKALSSLPQLYSYDHPLSTDSDKVGQLSDSSDAAEDFDELRRRVSEDGYLYMKGYLDRDRVLAARASIVQRLADAGMIADGTDPMDAICDPESGYGFTPEIVDNNKEVKELLYAGQLTDFYLQLFAEDIRHYDFTWMRAIGPGKGTNPHCDLPYMGRGTHQHMTCWMPYGDISYRLGGLMILEGSHKRMDLLKNYVYRDVDTYCENIPGHREKAEDGKWSFTGTLSHNPPVLRNKFGGRWLTTEFEAGDFLTFGMFVVHASLDNRSENRLRISSDSRYQRASESIDDRWIGANPSGHSKAGKRGRIC, from the coding sequence ATGAAAGCACTTTCGTCACTTCCCCAACTTTATTCCTATGATCACCCTCTGAGTACCGACTCTGATAAAGTAGGGCAACTTAGCGATTCTTCCGATGCGGCCGAAGACTTCGATGAGCTTCGCAGGCGCGTATCAGAGGATGGCTATTTGTATATGAAGGGGTATCTTGACCGAGATCGGGTGCTCGCTGCCCGCGCTTCTATCGTTCAACGATTGGCTGATGCTGGAATGATTGCTGATGGAACCGATCCAATGGATGCCATATGCGATCCTGAATCTGGCTACGGTTTTACTCCAGAAATAGTGGATAACAATAAAGAGGTGAAGGAGCTCTTGTATGCCGGGCAGCTGACTGACTTTTATCTTCAACTCTTCGCCGAAGACATCCGTCACTATGACTTTACCTGGATGCGCGCTATTGGTCCAGGCAAGGGCACGAATCCTCATTGTGATCTACCATACATGGGAAGAGGGACTCACCAGCATATGACTTGTTGGATGCCTTATGGAGATATTTCCTATCGGTTAGGTGGACTCATGATTTTGGAGGGCTCGCACAAGCGGATGGATTTATTGAAAAACTACGTCTATCGCGATGTAGATACCTATTGTGAAAACATTCCTGGCCACCGTGAAAAGGCCGAAGATGGCAAATGGAGTTTTACAGGAACGCTTTCACATAATCCACCCGTGTTAAGAAATAAATTCGGGGGCCGTTGGCTGACTACTGAATTTGAAGCGGGTGACTTTTTAACCTTTGGAATGTTTGTGGTTCACGCATCGCTCGACAATCGTTCGGAGAATCGATTACGCATCTCAAGCGACAGTCGTTATCAGCGTGCCAGTGAGTCGATTGATGATCGTTGGATTGGGGCGAACCCATCTGGCCATTCCAAAGCTGGTAAACGCGGTCGAATCTGTTAA
- a CDS encoding DUF455 family protein has translation MEASTTSEGKHNPGNRRLAAVQEMAAFQRILFEVEREFIRTATTLIYRVGDIELKYLLCQHVWESAGHGRFLRERGREMSGFGKGDAVRDSFRGIFEEATLAEDPLDSLSSFYRVLKPALLSAYRQYLELTHHLADWPSRRLVEEFIMDEERHASEMEAYLEDREVRSLEVRIETALAALGGWLGKDKIAVLPDGFEWNYHTETFQHPTICNRGDFPICSSVFSHDPDETPIVRQWLEDPETDARVIRLMVYVWLMMELDAVDYLATVFYDTPNAPFDLHFDLARHLWDESRHSAFGFRQLPKLGVDLSTLEHSLDLYNILVQMTPPERYAMMTMEFEAGSFPIKALVMDRVRELNDFEADTLLAFDRNDEQNHVRYGHQWLPEIMKLFGEERPVEDFVEATKKRFEELAEEFGGRVPHSLPADTRLTGKKILEIAGVV, from the coding sequence ATGGAAGCATCAACTACATCTGAAGGAAAACACAATCCTGGGAATCGACGCCTGGCCGCCGTTCAAGAAATGGCTGCCTTCCAGCGCATCCTCTTTGAGGTGGAGCGCGAATTTATACGCACCGCCACCACGCTCATTTATCGAGTAGGTGATATCGAATTGAAATACCTGCTTTGCCAGCACGTCTGGGAGTCGGCTGGTCATGGTCGCTTTCTCCGTGAACGTGGAAGGGAAATGAGCGGCTTTGGAAAAGGCGATGCAGTTCGTGACTCATTTAGAGGTATTTTTGAAGAAGCCACCCTGGCCGAAGACCCGTTGGATTCTTTGTCTAGTTTTTATAGAGTTCTGAAACCTGCACTTCTTTCTGCCTACCGACAATACCTTGAATTGACACACCACTTGGCCGACTGGCCATCCAGGCGCTTGGTTGAGGAATTTATTATGGATGAAGAGCGCCATGCCTCTGAGATGGAAGCCTACCTTGAAGATCGGGAGGTCCGTTCACTGGAAGTGCGAATCGAAACTGCTCTCGCTGCATTGGGAGGCTGGTTGGGCAAGGACAAAATAGCTGTATTGCCCGACGGATTTGAGTGGAATTACCATACTGAGACATTTCAGCATCCCACGATCTGTAACCGTGGAGACTTTCCTATCTGCTCCAGTGTGTTTAGTCATGACCCGGATGAGACACCTATCGTCAGGCAGTGGTTGGAAGATCCCGAGACCGACGCACGGGTGATTCGCTTAATGGTCTATGTGTGGCTCATGATGGAGCTCGATGCGGTAGATTACTTGGCGACTGTGTTTTATGATACGCCTAATGCACCGTTTGATCTTCACTTCGATCTGGCGAGGCATCTGTGGGATGAATCTCGTCATAGTGCGTTTGGGTTCCGTCAGCTACCGAAGCTGGGAGTGGACCTGAGTACCCTGGAGCATTCTTTGGACCTCTATAACATTCTCGTGCAAATGACTCCGCCGGAGCGTTATGCGATGATGACGATGGAGTTCGAGGCTGGTAGCTTCCCGATTAAAGCCTTGGTTATGGATCGAGTTCGTGAGCTGAACGACTTCGAGGCCGACACCTTGCTGGCATTTGATCGCAACGATGAGCAAAATCATGTGCGCTATGGTCACCAATGGCTACCGGAAATTATGAAGCTCTTTGGTGAAGAACGACCGGTGGAAGATTTTGTGGAGGCTACTAAAAAGCGGTTTGAAGAGCTTGCTGAAGAATTTGGGGGTCGAGTTCCGCATAGTCTGCCGGCGGATACTCGATTAACTGGAAAAAAGATTTTAGAAATTGCCGGGGTGGTATAG
- a CDS encoding sugar phosphate isomerase/epimerase — MELAILSDEISLDLEEAFRIGTDLGFRKYEIRCMDDYEHRVPNFNPRRYEQILQLVEAGTIEVTAVTPGTFKIDLSDTDALRKEMDEVLPKACEMAKEMKSPTLITFGFMREADVNSEAIVSALKEAGHIAGEYNLKLAVENEPGSYCDTGENTAAIVKAIDQDHVGINWDPANAVVCGEAGFPIGYDAVLPYLQNVHIKDAIPIPPDKWENRLIGDGGVNWLGQLKHLFKDRPVEHLTLETHVFPLIESTKEDLRRLKLLFEHAQKLANDSD, encoded by the coding sequence TTGGAACTTGCCATTCTAAGTGATGAAATCTCCCTCGATCTAGAGGAGGCCTTCCGCATCGGAACCGATCTCGGTTTTCGCAAATATGAAATTCGGTGCATGGACGACTACGAGCACCGCGTTCCAAACTTCAATCCAAGACGCTACGAACAAATATTACAGCTCGTAGAGGCAGGAACGATTGAAGTAACGGCGGTGACGCCCGGAACCTTTAAAATCGATCTGAGCGATACAGATGCTCTTCGAAAGGAAATGGACGAGGTGCTTCCTAAAGCTTGTGAAATGGCAAAGGAGATGAAGTCACCGACTCTAATTACCTTTGGATTTATGCGGGAAGCCGATGTCAATTCGGAGGCGATTGTTTCCGCACTGAAAGAAGCAGGCCATATAGCTGGTGAATATAATTTGAAACTCGCAGTGGAAAACGAACCAGGATCCTACTGCGATACTGGTGAAAATACAGCGGCCATTGTGAAAGCCATCGACCAGGATCATGTGGGAATTAACTGGGATCCTGCTAATGCCGTTGTTTGTGGAGAAGCAGGCTTCCCTATCGGCTACGACGCGGTCCTTCCGTATCTTCAAAATGTCCACATAAAGGACGCCATACCGATTCCGCCAGATAAATGGGAAAACCGATTAATTGGTGACGGTGGCGTAAACTGGCTGGGGCAACTCAAGCATTTGTTTAAAGATCGGCCCGTTGAGCACCTAACGCTCGAGACCCATGTGTTTCCCTTGATCGAATCGACGAAAGAAGACCTTCGAAGACTAAAGCTTTTATTTGAGCATGCTCAGAAACTTGCGAATGACTCCGACTGA
- a CDS encoding VCBS repeat-containing protein, giving the protein MIIGAASSATTRAIAVGDVNVDGLPDLYLGNWYECYFTGYEAFSNDLLLQFKNEDGSAFARWPMPLENHTTSFKDDLGGRPTYGVALPRLDYGIPHLLELNYGRRWNRLYQLKEREPLRQLSGTESSTEPVLREQRAIAQDISSSLHGRNIAPEVHLDGDKIRHGLYPKWPRFNSDGTKRLHRQNEPPFRSNGNTFDTAIGDIDNDGDFDLFLTTIIHAWAGDSSDRSRFLVNQLSETGRVDFTSPESLKIDRIPALPKEGETLEDIHKTYNQGDIYSELADLNHDGRLDLILCSSDYPDPPPNAERLRIYYQQSDGHFKDVSHELGLDHVGAGMPSLGDIDDDGDLDLLEGQSFNRLTTDQRRKASISSGTLTATSSDEEKPKPSARLFLNEATQGRASIILHLIGDPEKGVCREAYGTIVHIVADLDGDPSTPPTRQIRQALGPYGHSGKQQMIPVHAALGQADQADLIKIHWPNGDSLSLQDLPAGRHSIIQTNP; this is encoded by the coding sequence GTGATCATTGGAGCTGCCTCCTCTGCAACTACTCGAGCGATTGCCGTTGGAGATGTTAATGTCGACGGACTACCAGACTTGTATTTGGGAAACTGGTACGAATGCTACTTCACCGGTTATGAGGCCTTTTCCAATGACCTTCTTTTGCAGTTCAAAAACGAAGATGGCTCAGCCTTTGCACGTTGGCCCATGCCCCTCGAAAACCATACCACTTCATTTAAAGACGACCTGGGAGGCCGACCGACCTACGGCGTTGCACTCCCTCGCCTGGACTATGGCATCCCACACTTACTCGAGTTGAACTACGGTCGGCGGTGGAATCGCCTTTACCAGCTAAAAGAGAGGGAGCCCCTGAGGCAACTTTCCGGAACAGAGAGCTCGACCGAGCCAGTGCTCAGGGAGCAACGAGCAATAGCCCAGGATATCAGTAGTAGCCTACATGGCAGAAACATTGCTCCTGAAGTTCACCTGGATGGAGATAAAATTCGCCATGGTCTCTATCCAAAATGGCCAAGATTCAATTCGGATGGAACGAAGAGATTACATCGACAAAACGAACCTCCCTTTAGGTCCAACGGCAACACATTCGATACCGCAATTGGCGATATTGATAACGATGGAGACTTCGATCTCTTCCTGACAACCATCATTCACGCTTGGGCAGGTGATTCATCAGACCGATCACGATTCCTGGTAAATCAATTAAGCGAAACAGGCCGAGTAGACTTTACGTCTCCTGAGTCACTCAAAATTGATAGAATCCCAGCGCTTCCCAAAGAAGGAGAAACACTTGAGGATATTCATAAGACCTATAACCAAGGCGACATTTACTCGGAGTTGGCCGATTTAAATCACGACGGGCGATTAGATCTCATACTCTGTTCATCCGATTACCCCGACCCTCCCCCAAATGCTGAAAGACTTCGTATCTACTACCAGCAAAGCGATGGTCATTTTAAAGATGTCAGCCATGAGCTTGGACTGGATCATGTAGGAGCGGGAATGCCCTCGCTGGGCGACATTGATGACGATGGGGATCTCGATCTACTGGAAGGCCAAAGCTTCAACAGACTAACAACAGATCAACGACGGAAAGCTTCCATCAGTTCCGGAACCTTAACGGCAACCTCGAGTGACGAAGAAAAACCAAAACCTTCGGCCCGCCTATTCCTCAATGAGGCGACTCAGGGACGAGCCTCAATAATACTCCATTTAATCGGTGATCCGGAAAAGGGCGTATGCCGTGAAGCCTATGGAACGATAGTCCATATTGTGGCTGACCTCGATGGAGATCCTTCAACACCGCCCACAAGGCAAATCCGTCAAGCCCTGGGTCCCTACGGACACTCAGGAAAGCAGCAAATGATTCCTGTTCACGCGGCTCTAGGTCAGGCAGATCAGGCTGATCTTATCAAAATCCATTGGCCCAACGGCGACTCTCTTTCGCTCCAAGATCTCCCCGCAGGTCGGCATTCCATTATTCAGACCAATCCCTAA
- a CDS encoding VCBS repeat-containing protein, translating to MYLRALLVTSSLVFSCALVAQDLGYWSDITNKAGLESYSTSRVKLNDLNGDHWPDVVLLPETNHRESPVVYMHTGASEGGSQPYLTKKTNTGLPALSRADVLVFADLNNDGISDAIIGRYLDI from the coding sequence ATGTATTTAAGAGCTCTGCTAGTCACCAGCAGCCTGGTTTTTAGTTGCGCGTTGGTTGCGCAAGACCTCGGGTATTGGTCTGATATTACGAACAAGGCGGGACTAGAATCTTACTCCACCTCTCGTGTCAAACTGAACGACCTGAATGGCGATCATTGGCCGGATGTCGTTCTTCTACCAGAGACGAATCACAGGGAAAGCCCCGTCGTGTATATGCATACCGGTGCTTCCGAAGGAGGAAGCCAACCCTATTTAACAAAGAAAACAAACACGGGGCTCCCAGCGCTCTCACGGGCCGATGTATTGGTCTTTGCTGACCTGAATAACGACGGTATTTCAGATGCCATTATAGGTCGTTACTTAGATATCTAG